The Leptospira venezuelensis genome contains a region encoding:
- a CDS encoding MAPEG family protein, producing the protein MESSWQVFAIVSVLLFLKLLSTSIVQGLVRIKTKTFRWKEDAEFFTNSFPATDDHTIVATANGVFRNDLENIPIFLFLLIGYINTYSWHEGTIIYSGIFIASRILHAIFYFLHKQPWRNIAYDLGILSMLLLSGHIIHSVFLA; encoded by the coding sequence ATGGAATCTTCTTGGCAGGTCTTTGCGATCGTTTCAGTTCTTCTGTTTCTAAAATTACTTTCCACTTCAATCGTTCAAGGTCTTGTCCGGATCAAAACCAAAACCTTCCGCTGGAAAGAAGATGCTGAATTTTTTACTAATTCGTTCCCAGCGACAGACGATCATACGATAGTCGCAACTGCAAATGGAGTGTTCAGGAATGATCTGGAAAATATTCCAATTTTCTTATTCTTACTAATAGGATATATCAACACTTACAGTTGGCATGAAGGTACAATCATCTATTCTGGAATATTTATAGCGTCTAGGATACTTCATGCAATATTCTATTTTCTTCATAAACAGCCTTGGAGAAATATCGCATACGATTTAGGAATTTTGAGCATGCTCCTTCTGTCCGGACATATCATACATTCAGTTTTTTTGGCCTGA
- a CDS encoding glutathione S-transferase family protein — MIELYTAGTPNGKKASIMLEELGIPYTVHPIDFSKLEQKEEWYLKINPNGRIPAIIDKDNGDFPVFESGAILIYLAEKYGKFLPKDPKERSISIQWLMFQMGGVGPMQGQANHFVKFAPEKIPYAMNRYVDETKRLYSVLERRLKESEYLAGSELTIADIATWPWVKARSYIDLSLDDYPKLKAWEEKLGARPAFIKGSEVPKKS; from the coding sequence TTGATCGAATTATATACCGCAGGAACGCCTAACGGGAAAAAAGCTTCCATCATGTTAGAAGAATTAGGGATTCCTTATACAGTACATCCAATAGACTTTAGCAAATTGGAACAGAAAGAAGAATGGTATCTAAAAATCAATCCAAACGGCAGGATCCCCGCTATTATAGATAAGGACAATGGTGATTTCCCTGTTTTCGAATCAGGTGCCATCCTCATCTATCTTGCGGAAAAATACGGAAAATTTTTGCCTAAAGATCCTAAAGAAAGATCCATCTCAATCCAGTGGCTGATGTTCCAAATGGGTGGAGTTGGTCCAATGCAAGGACAAGCAAATCATTTCGTTAAGTTCGCTCCGGAAAAAATTCCGTACGCAATGAATCGTTATGTAGACGAAACAAAACGTCTATATTCGGTTCTGGAAAGACGTTTAAAAGAATCTGAGTATCTTGCGGGAAGCGAATTAACTATAGCAGATATCGCCACCTGGCCTTGGGTAAAAGCGAGATCTTATATTGATCTTTCACTGGACGATTATCCAAAGCTCAAGGCATGGGAAGAAAAATTAGGAGCAAGACCTGCTTTCATAAAAGGAAGCGAAGTCCCTAAAAAATCTTAA
- a CDS encoding zinc-binding dehydrogenase, giving the protein MKAAVLESGKRNLIIKEVPIPQLGPEQAKVRIKACGICGSDLHLVLHGTLKCKHYPQIPGHEASGVVEEVGEKVTRIKKGDRVVIAAGTSCGICSHCLAGRENLCKEIGVFGFDREGSFAEYNIVEERYLYPLPDSVPFEQGAILADAVSTPYNAIKFRGKIQDGDNVAVFGCGGLGIHGVVIARALTKGKVIALDVDRGALENATAYGADEVVNLREIKNPGKTLKEICKGGVDLLADFSGRMTNIEESLRAMNPGGRMVLVGIGREPLKFSIPFSIIEKQITIAGSYGSDRRAIPELIDLYVQGKLNLSRSITDVRKLEDINKSLEDLEERKGNPIRFVISP; this is encoded by the coding sequence ATGAAGGCCGCAGTATTAGAATCCGGAAAAAGAAATTTAATCATTAAAGAGGTTCCGATCCCGCAACTTGGACCGGAACAAGCTAAGGTAAGGATCAAAGCTTGCGGTATCTGCGGTTCGGATTTACATTTAGTATTACATGGAACCTTAAAATGTAAACATTACCCTCAAATTCCCGGACATGAAGCTTCTGGCGTAGTGGAAGAAGTGGGAGAAAAAGTCACTCGTATCAAAAAAGGAGATAGAGTAGTGATCGCTGCAGGAACAAGTTGTGGTATATGTTCTCATTGTCTTGCAGGAAGAGAAAATCTTTGCAAAGAGATCGGAGTATTCGGTTTTGATAGAGAAGGTAGTTTTGCAGAATATAATATAGTAGAAGAACGTTATCTATATCCTTTGCCCGACTCAGTTCCATTCGAACAGGGTGCAATCTTAGCTGACGCAGTTTCCACTCCTTATAATGCGATTAAGTTCAGAGGAAAGATCCAAGATGGAGATAATGTTGCTGTTTTCGGATGTGGTGGACTTGGAATTCACGGAGTAGTGATCGCAAGGGCATTGACCAAAGGGAAAGTGATCGCCTTAGATGTGGATAGGGGAGCGCTTGAAAATGCAACCGCTTACGGTGCAGACGAAGTAGTAAATCTAAGAGAGATAAAAAATCCAGGGAAGACCTTAAAAGAAATATGCAAAGGGGGAGTGGACCTTCTCGCAGATTTCTCAGGAAGAATGACAAATATAGAAGAGTCACTTCGTGCAATGAATCCTGGAGGAAGAATGGTGCTCGTAGGTATCGGAAGAGAACCTTTAAAGTTTTCCATCCCATTCTCCATTATTGAAAAACAGATCACTATCGCAGGTTCTTACGGGTCCGACAGACGTGCTATCCCTGAATTGATAGATCTTTATGTGCAAGGAAAATTGAATCTAAGCAGATCGATTACGGATGTGAGAAAATTAGAGGACATTAACAAAAGCCTAGAGGACCTGGAAGAAAGAAAAGGAAATCCGATACGATTTGTGATTTCTCCTTAA
- a CDS encoding PaaI family thioesterase — protein sequence MTADDIYRHIKASQNGQDWHHKNCFGCGPENKRGLHASFPFHEPSGEVRFTWTIEKDFEGAPGYAHGGALATLLDEAQGVLCFHLGHFVMTDQLYMRYYKACPLGEELEVRCWVTMVRRRRLYTKGTVHLKKTGELLLSSKARWYDMPDRVFSRMFQGTAFPVDIILKVLEENQKRGKEIRKRLKKEKLKSE from the coding sequence ATGACTGCGGACGACATTTATAGACATATTAAGGCCAGCCAAAATGGACAAGACTGGCATCATAAGAATTGTTTCGGTTGCGGACCGGAAAATAAAAGAGGCTTACACGCAAGCTTTCCTTTTCATGAACCAAGCGGAGAAGTCCGTTTTACTTGGACTATAGAAAAAGATTTTGAGGGAGCACCTGGTTATGCCCATGGAGGAGCACTCGCTACTCTATTAGATGAGGCACAGGGTGTTTTATGTTTTCATTTAGGTCATTTTGTGATGACTGACCAATTGTATATGCGTTATTATAAAGCATGTCCCTTGGGCGAAGAATTAGAAGTTCGTTGTTGGGTCACCATGGTTAGACGCAGAAGACTTTACACAAAGGGAACTGTTCATCTTAAAAAGACAGGAGAACTTCTTCTTTCCTCTAAGGCTCGCTGGTACGATATGCCAGATCGAGTCTTTTCAAGAATGTTTCAAGGTACCGCATTTCCTGTGGATATCATTCTGAAAGTTCTGGAAGAGAATCAAAAACGAGGAAAAGAGATCAGGAAACGACTTAAAAAAGAGAAACTGAAGTCCGAGTAA